The genomic stretch GAGGGCGGGAGGACGCCAGAGCGGAACCTCCCGCGATGGCGGCATAGTCAACCTGTCCGCTCGACGGGGGGAAGTTCACGGAGCCCCTCGGCGGGCTCCGCGGACACGTCGCCCGCGCCGTCGAAACCGGCTCATGTCAGCGCTCGAACGGTTCCCGCCGGGGGACGCGTGGCCGACTCAGCTGCCTTCGCGCAGCGTTGTGGGCACCGGCTTCGTAATACCGTGCCGGCGTGTCCGAGTCCGTCTCGCGCCTTGCGACCGACCTTGGGGGGACCTGCTGCGGGTGAACCTCGTCGGCGAGCAAGGCGTGCCCACGCTGGTGGACTTCGGGTTCGCGGCCCGTGTGCGGCGATAGAGCGGCGGCGCGCGGCGTGGCGAGGTGGTGGGGACGCCGCCCTCCATGGCGCCCGAGGCCTACGTGGGGCACCGCCACCGCCGCTTCCTGGCGCGGAGAGCACCGCGCCGTTGGGTGTGGACTTCGTGGCTTGCGCGAGCTTGCCCCGCTCGTGGACCCTCGAAGTGGTCGTCGGCAGCCAAGGTTTGCGCCGACGCCAAGAGCCCGAGCGCAGCGCCCCGAGAGAATTCTGCACCACCGGTGAGCCGGTTTCGCAGCCCTGGCGACGTGTCCGCCGCCAGGGTCGTCACATCGAGGTGAGCGGCCCCATGGCGACAAGACACCGTCCTGGAGTCTCGCACCGCGATGGACACACGCCGCCGCATCTCCCTTCCGCTACACCCCCTCCCCTCTCCGCAACGCGCGACCGAACACCGACGCGTCGTCCTGGTGGACTTTCACTGGACGCGCGACAAGGACCCGCGCGTGCCGCTCGGACACGCCTCGCTGCTCGCGGCGCTAACCGCGCAGCTCACGCTGGACGTCCGGTCGCTGGTGATCCCCGTGAACCGCCCGGGCAGCGACGCCTCCAGCGTGGTCCGCAGCATCCTCGCGGCCACGCGCGACTCCGCACCGTCCACGGTCGACGTGGCCTTCGGCGCGTACGTGTGGGGCGAGTCCCTGCTGCGCGATGTGCTGCGACGCCTGCGCTCCGCGGGCTTCCGCGGCCGCATCATCGTGGGCGGCCCCCAAGTGTCCTACGCCAGCGAAGGCCTCGAGCAGCTGTACCCCGAGGCGGATGCGTTCATCCGCGGCTACGGCGAGCACGCCCTCACGGAGCTGGCCTCGACCGCCGAGCGCCGCGACATCCCCGGTGTGCACTTGCGCGGCGAGCTGGACCGCGGCGCGCAGGCGAAGGTGGACCTCGAGTCGCTCCCGTCGCCATGGCTCGGGGGCATCGTGAAGGTCCCGGCGAGCGGCTTCGTCCGCTGGGAGACGCAGCGCGGCTGCCCCTTCCGCTGCGCCTTCTGCCAGCACCGCGAAGCGGGGGCGCGGTTGCCGCGGCGCACCCTCTCAAGCACACGCATCCAGGCGGAGATCGACATGTTCTGCGACCTGGGCGTGACAGACATCGCGGTGTTGGACCCCATCTTCAACCTCGGGCCGCACGCCGTGGAGGTGCTGGAGCGCTTCGCCACGCGGGGCTTCCGAGGCCGCCTCTCGCTGCAGTGCCGCGCCGAGGGCATGCGTCCCGAGTTCCTGGACGCCGCCGCGCAACTGAACGTGTGCCTGGAGTTCGGCCTGCAGACCATCCACGAAGACGAAGGGCGCGCGGTGGACCGGCGCAACGACATCGCACGCGTAGACCGGACGCTCGCGGCGGTGCGCGAGCGGGGCATCGCCCACGAGGTGTCGCTCATCTTCGGCCTGCCCCACCAGACGCTCGCGTCGTTCCAGGACAGCGTGGGCTGGTGCCTGGAACGACACGTACCGGTGCTGAAGGCGTTCCCCCTGCTCCTGCTGCGCGGCACCGCGCTCGAGCGCGACCGCGCGCGCTGGGGCTTGTGCGCCACGGACGGTGAGATGCCCCTCGTGACGCACTCGAACACATTCACGCACGAGGATTGGCGGCAGATGGCGCGGCTGTCCGACGCCCTGCGTCTGACCGAAGGCAACCACCCAACCACGATCGAAGCGCTGGTGGCGAGGTCCGCCGGCCTCGAGCCAGACCTCTTCCGCTGGCTGCCCGACGCGAACGAGGTGGCTGCATGATCCAGAGCAAACCCATGTTCATCGTCCTCGAAGGGCTCGACGGGTCAGGCAAGAGCACTTGCGCCGCGGGCATGGCCTCCGCGCTGGGGGCCACGCTGCTGACGACCCCGTCGCCTGAGGTGAGGCGCTACCGCGACGACCTCGTGCGCAGCCTGCAGCCCAGCCAGGAGGCGGCGCAGCTGTTCTACCTGGCGACGGTGTTCGCCGCGTCGAAGAGCATCACCGACGTGCTCGCAAGCGGGCGGTCCGTGGTGTTGGACCGCTACTTCCTGTCCACCCAGGCTTACGCCGCGTTCAGGGGGTCGCGCCTCGACGTGGACGACCTGCAGGCGGCGCTGTGTCCGGCCGACGTCACGCTGTACGTGGACGTGTCCCTCGAGACCCGCTTGGCACGACTGCGAGCCCGTGGAGCAACCGAGGCGGACCTCGAGACCATCACCCCCGATGCGGACCACCGGCTGCGCGAAGAACACATGCGGCGCGCGCACCTGCCCGTGGTCGGTCGCTTCGTACGCCTCGACGGACAGGCCGGCGACGCCGCGCACGTGCGGGCGAACGCGCTCCGCGCCGTGGGGGAGATGTCACGCTGACGAACGCAGACGCACTCGTCAGCGTTGATTCGGAGCTGGCAGCGCCTCGCCGCTGGCCCCTTCAGGCGCGCCGAGACGCGGAGTACACTCCCGCCATGACGTTCCGCCACGCATGTGTCGGGGCTGCGCTCGTGGGGGCGCTGACCCTTGCTCCGCAGGCCGGGGGCGACCGGGCCACGGTCGCGGCCCAGCACACACACCAGCACGCGCGCCCGGTGAACCCGTGTCAGCTCACGGGGACCCACGTGTCGGGCGTGGTCTCGGTCGACCTGCGCGACGGGAGGCACGCCGAGCTGCTGCTGGTGGACGTCAGCGCCACCGTGTCGATGGCACCCTCGCTGGCCGACGTGATGGTGCACGTGACAGCCCCCCTGACGTTCTCCGGGCGCTTCGTGACGCGCGACCTCGGTGGCCCCGCGGCCTACCTGCGCCGCACGTACCGGGCTCCGCACGGAGGCGTGCGGCTGGACGGCAACGCGCCCTTCGAGATCACGCTCTCGAGCGACCCTTCGCACGCGCGCGCGCGGCTGCCGTCTCCCTTCGGCGATGGCGTCATCTCGATCCCGGTGCCGTGCTCGGCGCTGCACGCAGGCGCCCCGCGCACCGACATGCGCACGCCGCCAGCGGAGGCGCACCCGCGCTATGTGCAGCTGGCCCCCGGCACCACCGTCCTGTCGGGCGCGGGCACTGGCCACGAGCTGGCGCGCATCGAGCGCAGCGACAGCTCGCGCGCCCCCGTCACCTTCATCGGCACGGTCGGCGAGACGCGCAGCGGCTTCACGCGGGTGTCGCTGCGGGGCGGGCCCATCCACATCGACGGGTTCGTGCCAGCGGGGAGCGGCGCAGCGCTCGATCCGGCCGTGGACCCCGCCGACTACGCTGCCCTGTACTCTCCCACGCTCGAGGCGGTGAGCACCCTACGGCGCGTACGCCTGCCGGCCGGGACACCCGTCTACGCCAGCCCGAGCGCCGAGCACAGCTGGACCAACCTGACCGCGCCGCTGGACGTGTACCTGCGGGCAGCGGACGGCCCACGCAGCGCCATCGTGCTCGCGGCCGAGCAGCTCGCCATCCACCCCTGTCGCTTCGACGGCGTGGCGGGGCGCCCTCCGTGCGGCGGCGCGCGCGACCTCCCTCCCCTCAGCCTGCGCACATGCACGGCCGATGGCTGCACCGACGT from Sandaracinaceae bacterium encodes the following:
- a CDS encoding radical SAM protein translates to MDTRRRISLPLHPLPSPQRATEHRRVVLVDFHWTRDKDPRVPLGHASLLAALTAQLTLDVRSLVIPVNRPGSDASSVVRSILAATRDSAPSTVDVAFGAYVWGESLLRDVLRRLRSAGFRGRIIVGGPQVSYASEGLEQLYPEADAFIRGYGEHALTELASTAERRDIPGVHLRGELDRGAQAKVDLESLPSPWLGGIVKVPASGFVRWETQRGCPFRCAFCQHREAGARLPRRTLSSTRIQAEIDMFCDLGVTDIAVLDPIFNLGPHAVEVLERFATRGFRGRLSLQCRAEGMRPEFLDAAAQLNVCLEFGLQTIHEDEGRAVDRRNDIARVDRTLAAVRERGIAHEVSLIFGLPHQTLASFQDSVGWCLERHVPVLKAFPLLLLRGTALERDRARWGLCATDGEMPLVTHSNTFTHEDWRQMARLSDALRLTEGNHPTTIEALVARSAGLEPDLFRWLPDANEVAA
- a CDS encoding AAA family ATPase; translated protein: MIQSKPMFIVLEGLDGSGKSTCAAGMASALGATLLTTPSPEVRRYRDDLVRSLQPSQEAAQLFYLATVFAASKSITDVLASGRSVVLDRYFLSTQAYAAFRGSRLDVDDLQAALCPADVTLYVDVSLETRLARLRARGATEADLETITPDADHRLREEHMRRAHLPVVGRFVRLDGQAGDAAHVRANALRAVGEMSR